Proteins encoded together in one Thermomonospora curvata DSM 43183 window:
- a CDS encoding acyl-CoA dehydrogenase family protein, whose product MTAELERLRRQVRELAEEWRAAGRYRPACDAWLRGHDPQFSAELARRGWIGITWPRELGGAARSHTARLVITEELLRAGAPVAAHWIADRQIGPAILRYGTPELQREFLPRIAAGEVTFCLGMSEPEAGSDLAAVRTRAVRDGDGWRISGRKIWTSHAHRATHAYVLARTEQTERRHQGLTEFVVDMRAEGVSVSPIVDLAGEHHFNEVVFDDVYVPGRWVIGTVGDGWRQVTSQLAYERGGPERVLSTYPLLAALLRDGRRRRDEGALAAVGRLVARLAALRRMCWDIAHAMDRGQAPVRQAAALKYLGTEFERDVTETARDLVAAPPDLHGDELQRLLAQAILAGPGFTIRGGSSEVLLSIVAKEEVGR is encoded by the coding sequence ATGACCGCCGAGCTGGAGCGGCTCCGCCGGCAGGTGCGGGAGCTGGCCGAGGAATGGCGGGCGGCCGGGCGGTACCGGCCGGCCTGTGACGCGTGGCTGCGCGGCCACGACCCGCAGTTCAGCGCCGAGCTGGCGCGGCGGGGGTGGATCGGGATCACCTGGCCGCGGGAGCTGGGCGGCGCGGCCCGCTCGCACACCGCCCGGCTGGTGATCACCGAGGAGCTGCTGCGGGCCGGCGCGCCGGTCGCCGCGCACTGGATCGCCGACCGGCAGATCGGGCCGGCGATCCTCCGCTACGGCACCCCCGAGCTGCAGCGGGAGTTCCTGCCGCGGATCGCCGCCGGCGAGGTCACCTTCTGCCTGGGCATGAGCGAACCGGAGGCCGGGTCCGACCTGGCCGCCGTGCGCACCCGGGCCGTCCGCGACGGCGACGGCTGGCGCATCAGCGGACGCAAGATCTGGACCAGCCACGCCCACCGCGCCACCCACGCCTACGTCCTGGCCCGCACCGAGCAGACCGAACGCCGGCACCAGGGGCTCACCGAGTTCGTGGTGGACATGCGGGCGGAAGGGGTGTCGGTCTCCCCGATCGTGGACCTGGCCGGGGAGCACCACTTCAACGAGGTCGTCTTCGACGACGTCTACGTGCCCGGCCGCTGGGTGATCGGCACCGTGGGCGACGGCTGGCGGCAGGTCACCTCCCAGCTCGCCTACGAACGCGGCGGCCCCGAACGCGTCCTGTCCACCTATCCGCTGCTGGCCGCCCTGCTGCGGGACGGGCGGCGCCGCCGCGACGAAGGAGCGCTGGCCGCCGTCGGCCGCCTGGTCGCCCGGCTGGCCGCGCTGCGCCGCATGTGCTGGGACATCGCGCATGCCATGGACCGCGGCCAGGCCCCCGTACGGCAGGCCGCGGCCCTGAAATACCTGGGCACCGAGTTCGAACGCGACGTCACCGAGACCGCCCGGGACCTGGTGGCCGCCCCGCCGGACCTCCACGGCGACGAGCTGCAGCGGCTGCTGGCCCAGGCGATCTTGGCCGGGCCGGGCTTCACCATCCGGGGCGGCAGCTCGGAAGTGCTGCTGT